In Sandaracinaceae bacterium, the following proteins share a genomic window:
- a CDS encoding phosphotransferase, translating into MTDAPDARRPAEQVASRGATSHSAASPEDKGPEAAARAALLRFGVVDATLTRITVGLINQTWRVDTADGPFVLQRVNPIFGPAVHRDIEAITARLAAHGVLTPRLVRTTDDALCAETAHGVYRLMTYIDGEVVSELTSPTRVASMARLVARFHAALDGFAHTFAFTRPGPHDTPRHLAFLEATLRECAEHPQFGRVRPVAEAILAHGRELPALGQLPRRIIHGDLKITNLMFRHGTDDALAILDLDTMAHDTLAAEMGDALRSWCNPAGESEERAELDMALYRAAVDAYVDESGPLLRDEERAALPAGLETIALELASRFCADALRESYFGWDATRFTTRTEHNLVRARSQLSLAASVRGRLRDTAD; encoded by the coding sequence GTGACTGACGCGCCCGACGCACGTCGCCCAGCGGAGCAGGTCGCCTCTCGGGGCGCCACGAGCCACTCGGCCGCGAGCCCGGAGGACAAGGGCCCGGAGGCCGCCGCGCGCGCGGCGCTGCTGCGCTTCGGCGTGGTGGACGCGACGCTCACGCGCATCACGGTCGGGCTCATCAACCAGACCTGGCGCGTGGACACTGCCGACGGGCCGTTCGTGCTGCAGCGGGTGAACCCCATCTTCGGGCCCGCCGTGCACCGCGACATCGAGGCCATCACCGCGCGCCTTGCGGCCCATGGGGTGCTGACACCGCGCCTCGTCCGCACCACCGACGACGCGCTGTGCGCCGAGACCGCGCACGGGGTCTACCGGCTGATGACCTACATCGACGGTGAGGTCGTGAGCGAGCTGACCAGCCCCACGCGCGTGGCGTCGATGGCGCGCTTGGTGGCCCGCTTTCACGCGGCGCTCGACGGGTTTGCGCACACGTTCGCGTTCACGCGGCCCGGCCCCCACGACACGCCGCGGCACCTCGCGTTCTTGGAAGCCACGCTGCGTGAGTGCGCGGAACACCCTCAGTTCGGGCGCGTGCGGCCCGTCGCCGAAGCCATCCTCGCGCACGGCCGCGAGCTCCCCGCCTTGGGCCAGCTCCCGCGACGCATCATCCATGGGGACCTCAAGATCACGAACCTCATGTTCCGACACGGCACGGACGACGCGCTGGCCATCCTGGACCTGGACACCATGGCGCACGACACGCTGGCCGCCGAGATGGGCGACGCGCTGCGCTCCTGGTGCAATCCCGCAGGCGAGTCCGAGGAGCGCGCCGAGCTGGACATGGCGCTCTACCGCGCGGCGGTCGACGCCTATGTGGACGAGAGCGGCCCCCTGCTCCGCGACGAGGAGCGCGCCGCGCTGCCGGCCGGACTCGAGACCATCGCGCTGGAGCTGGCGTCACGCTTCTGCGCCGACGCCCTGCGTGAGTCGTACTTCGGCTGGGACGCGACACGGTTCACGACCCGCACGGAGCACAACCTGGTACGCGCGCGCTCGCAACTGTCCCTCGCAGCCAGCGTCCGCGGACGGCTGCGCGACACGGCGGACTGA
- a CDS encoding carboxylesterase family protein, which translates to MRPPLFPVLLHSPRLRALAVCALAATLCATGCSDSTPAPVPAPTEVMTAYGPVRGVAGDGFVGYLGIPYAAPPTGSLRFAPPAAPTPWTAPLDADTRPRACPQVIPILGAQTEENCLFVNVHVPAEVPPSGAPVLVWIHGGGFTLGEGVQTDGGTVGDVLAREEGIVVVSMNYRLGALGFLSHPALTRESDDGVSGNYGLLDQVFALEWVRDNIRAFGGDPERVTIAGQSAGGVSVCAHLTSPRSQGLFHAAIVESGPCERTMTLAEGSAQGERFAAALPTPCDTGTDSEVLACLRSTSAGDILATLPSSRDFLTRTDDTAFWGPVVDGDVLPQSIGDAIRAGNVPDVPVLAGFTENEGRVFAALSEVVIAPADYESALTDLVGGPGAAADAVIAAYPLDGEDPTVRYFDAIGDQLLTCAARSSIVALGAQVDLYEYYYRYPDAAFQLPTDFDLGAYHAAEVQFVFGYRANAFIRRFNEDEQTMHDIIRSYWGAFVREGRPDATGLPAWPKYNAAVDNHLVLDLAVETGTGAAAARCAVWDAL; encoded by the coding sequence ATGCGCCCGCCCCTGTTCCCGGTCCTGCTCCACTCACCCCGCCTCCGCGCCCTCGCGGTCTGCGCGCTCGCCGCAACGCTGTGCGCCACCGGGTGCTCGGACTCCACGCCCGCTCCAGTCCCTGCGCCCACCGAGGTGATGACGGCCTACGGACCGGTGCGCGGCGTCGCGGGCGACGGCTTCGTAGGGTACCTGGGGATCCCCTACGCAGCCCCTCCCACGGGCTCGTTGCGCTTTGCGCCCCCCGCTGCCCCCACCCCTTGGACCGCCCCGCTGGACGCCGACACGCGCCCGCGCGCGTGCCCACAGGTCATCCCCATCCTCGGCGCGCAGACGGAGGAGAACTGCCTCTTCGTGAACGTGCACGTGCCGGCCGAGGTGCCGCCCAGCGGCGCCCCTGTCCTGGTGTGGATCCACGGCGGGGGCTTCACGCTCGGTGAGGGTGTGCAGACCGACGGCGGCACGGTGGGTGACGTGTTGGCCCGCGAGGAGGGCATCGTGGTGGTCAGCATGAACTACCGCCTCGGTGCGCTGGGCTTCTTGTCGCACCCCGCACTGACCCGCGAGTCCGACGACGGTGTCAGCGGCAACTACGGCCTCCTGGACCAGGTCTTCGCGCTCGAGTGGGTCCGCGACAACATCCGCGCATTCGGAGGCGACCCGGAGCGCGTGACCATCGCTGGCCAGTCCGCGGGCGGCGTGAGCGTGTGCGCGCACCTCACCTCGCCGCGCAGCCAGGGGCTGTTCCACGCCGCCATCGTCGAGAGCGGACCCTGCGAGCGCACGATGACACTGGCGGAAGGCAGCGCGCAGGGGGAGCGCTTCGCCGCAGCGTTGCCGACGCCATGCGACACGGGTACCGACAGCGAGGTGCTCGCGTGCCTGCGGAGCACCAGCGCAGGCGACATCCTCGCCACGCTACCCAGCTCGCGCGACTTCCTCACGCGCACCGACGACACGGCCTTCTGGGGCCCCGTCGTCGACGGTGATGTGCTCCCCCAGTCCATCGGGGACGCCATCCGAGCAGGCAATGTGCCCGACGTCCCCGTCCTCGCGGGCTTCACCGAGAACGAGGGGCGCGTCTTCGCCGCGCTCAGCGAGGTCGTCATCGCGCCCGCGGACTACGAGAGCGCGCTGACGGACCTGGTAGGTGGCCCCGGCGCCGCTGCGGACGCCGTGATCGCCGCCTACCCGCTGGACGGCGAGGACCCCACGGTGCGGTACTTCGACGCGATCGGCGACCAGCTGCTGACCTGCGCTGCCCGCTCGAGCATCGTCGCGCTGGGAGCGCAGGTGGACCTCTACGAGTACTACTACCGTTACCCCGACGCGGCCTTCCAGCTGCCTACCGACTTCGATCTGGGTGCCTACCACGCGGCCGAGGTGCAGTTCGTGTTCGGGTACCGCGCGAACGCGTTCATCCGACGCTTCAACGAGGACGAGCAAACCATGCACGACATCATCCGCAGCTACTGGGGTGCGTTCGTGCGCGAGGGGCGACCAGACGCCACTGGGCTCCCCGCTTGGCCCAAATACAACGCCGCAGTGGACAACCACCTCGTGCTGGACCTCGCGGTCGAGACGGGGACAGGTGCCGCTGCGGCGCGGTGTGCGGTCTGGGACGCGCTCTGA